The Vicinamibacteria bacterium genomic sequence CCGATCCCCGCACCGACTACAAGGAGCCGCTCGACCGCGACCGGATGATCGCGCAGTACGACGGGGACATCGCCTACGGAGACCGGGAGTTCGGGCGGTTCGTTCAGGGGCTCCGGGCCCGCGGCCTCTACGAAAGGGCCCTCGTCGTCTTCCTGGGCGACCACGGAGAGGAGTTCCTGGACCACGGCCAGTGGCTCCACGGACGGAGCGTGTTCGACGAGCTCGTCCACATCCCGCTCGTCGTGAAGTTTCCCGGCCGGGGCAACGCCGGCCGACGCGTGGCCCAGCAGGTGCGGGAGGTGGACATCCTGCCCACCGTTCTCGAGAACCAGGGCCTGCCCGTGCCCGCTCCTCCCCTGATCGCGGGCCGGCCCCTGCAGCGGGTGCTCGAGGGCACGGCCTCCCCCACCCCCGCCGTTTCGGAGATCTCCCACCGCGGGTTCGTGGCTCACGGCATCCGCACGGAGGCGGACAAGTACATCCGCCGCTTCAGCCCCGTGGAGGATGAGCTCTACTTCGACCTCGTCCACGATCCCAAGGAGACGAAGAGCATCCTGGCCTCGGCCCCGGAGCGCGTGCGCTTTCTCAAGGCGGGCGTGGAGGCGGTCATGGCCCCCAACCCCTTCCGCTACACCTTGAAGATCGCGGGAGCCGGCGAGTACGGGATCGGCCTCAAGACGGGGGGCTGGATCGAGGGAGTGGAGGCCACCGGTCTCGGTGCGGGGGAGCGCTACCAGATCCAGGAAAACGGGCGGCGGCTGGAGCTGCGCGTGCGGCCGCGGCCGGGGCGACCCCGCGAGGTCGTCTTCACCGCGCGCCCCATGGGCGCGCCCGTCTGGCTGGAGGGAACCCGCGACGGCCGCGCGCTGAGGCCTCGCGACGTGGCCATCGGCCGGTCCGCGGCCCCCGCGGACGCCCTTCCCCTGCGGTTTCCCGAGATCGAGTCCGCGGGCGGGCGGGAGCATTTCCAAGACCTCTTTGCTCCTCCGTCAAGCGACTCCCCTGGCATCCAAATCTGGCTCTCCCTGCCCCCCGGCCGCACGCTCATGGAGTTCAGCAAAGAGAGGCAAGAGCAGCTGAAGGCCTTGGGATACCTGGGGCCGGGGTAGACGGCGGCCCGTGCTAGCATCCCTCTTGGTGGATGACGCCCTCCAGGCCGCGGTGGCCCTCTTCAACAACGGCCGCTTCAGCGAGTTCCAGGATGCTCTCGAGGCCGTAGCGGGCGCCACCCGGTCCCCTTCCGAGCGGCAGTTCTACACGAACCTCTCCCACCTGGCCGAAGCCCTGCACCAGCTCGGCAACGGCGACCTCGCGGACGCGGAGGCCATGTTCAGCCCCGCCCTGCGCAAGCTCGATGAGTTCGTCCCCCGCTACCGGGGCCTCAACATCGACGCCCTGCGCGAGGACTGCCGCCGCGTCCTCACCGAACTGCGCGACGTCAGGGCGGGGCGCAAGCCGGAGTTCGACCCCTCCCGCCTTCCCCGGCTCCGAGCCCTGCCCGGGTGAAGGGTGCCCGGCTCGTCGTCTTCGATCTGGACGGCACGCTCGTGGACTCCAGCCGGGACCTCGCCACCGCCACCAACGCCGCCCTGGCCACGGTGGCCCCGGGGATGCCGCCCCTGTCCCTCGAAGTGGTGCGCTCCTTCGTCGGCGAGGGGGCGGGGGCCCTCATCACACGCAGCCTGGCCCAGGCCGGCATCCGCAGGAGGGCGGAGGAGGTCTTGCCCACCTTCCTCGACCGCTACCGCCGCTGTTTGCTCGACACCACGCGGCTCTACCCGGGGGTTGTGGAGACCCTTGACCGTCTCGGTGACCGCATCCTCGCTGTCCTCAGCAACAAGCCGGGGGACATGAGCCGGGCCATCCTGGCCGGCTTGGGGGTGGCCGATCGCTTTGCCCGGATCTACGGCGGCGGCGATTTCCCGGGGCGCAAGCCCGATCCCGCGGGCCTGCTCCTCCTCCTGGACGACCTCGGGGTAAGGCCGGAAGAGGCGGTGCTGGTGGGCGATTCCGCGGTGGATGTCCGAACGGGCCGGGCCGCGGGCGTGCCCACGGTGGGCGTGACCTACGGCCTGAACCCCGAGAGCCTTCGGGAGGCGCCCCCCGACGTCACCCTCTCGGACATCCGAGACCTCCCCCTTCTCTTGGCCGGAGCCTGACCGCGGGAGCGGGCAAGTCTCCCGACCCCCCGCCGCCGCGGGGTCGTGCGTTGTGCTACCCTTAGCCCCACGCGTCTGGCCCAAAGCAGCGGCCCCGGGAGACGAGAGGGCAATGTCGAGCATTCTGATCTGGGGCAAAACGCGGGATGTCGTGATGGGTGACCTTCCTCCGGGGATGTCGGCCCAGGAGGTCGACAGCCTGTCCGAGCTCCAATCCTGTCTGGACGGCAAGGCCCCCACCCTCATTCTGGCCGACCCCGCGTCCCTGGAGGCCGAGGGCGCCGCCCTCAACGAATGGCTCAAGGCCGGCCGGGGCCATCAGGCGGTGCTGGTCGCGGTCACGGACTTCGGAGAGGGCGACGAGGTCCTCCGCCGCTTCCCGTTCCTGGACGACATCCTGGTTCGGCCCGTGACGGGGGCTCGCTTGCGGCTGCGCCTGGAGCGCGCCTTCGATACCATCCACGGTCGGCGGGTCATCCGTCAGCTGGAAGGCGCCCTCACCCGCAAGGGCGAGGAGCTACACGACCTGAACCGCATCGGGGTAGCCCTCTCCGCGGAGCGCGACATCAAGAAGCTCCTGGAGCTGATCCTCTTGAAGAGCCGGGAGATCACGAACGCGGATGCGGGCAGCCTCTACCTGGTGGAGCGGGGCAAGGACCATGAGTCCAACGAGGACGCGCGGCTCCGCTTCAAGCTCAGCCAGAACGACTCCGTGGTGGTCCCGTTCGAAGAACAGACCATGCCCTTGAACGAGACCTCCATCGCGGGCTACGTGGCCCTGAGCGGCCGCGACGTGAACGTGGCCAACGCCTACCAACTTCCCGCCGGCTTCCCCTTCAAGATCAGCCGCTCCTTCGACGAGAAATCCGGCTACCGGACGCGCTCCATGCTGGTCGTCCCCATGCGCGACCACGAGCACCGGGTGATCGGCGTGGTCCAGCTCATCAACAAGAAGCGGGACCCCAAGATGGTGCTGCGCCCGGTGTCGGTGGTGGAAGAGGCGGTCATCCCCTTCACCTCCGTGGACGAGGAGCTGGTCAGCTCTCTGACCAGCCAGGCCGCGGTGGCCTTCGAGAACACGCTCCTCATCCAGGACATCCGCAACCTTTTCAACTCCTTCGTGGAAGCCTCCGTGACCGCTATCGAGTCCCGCGACCCCACCACCTCCGGCCATTCGAAGCGGGTGGCGACCTTGACCGTGGGCCTGGCCGAACAGGCGGACTCGGTGGTGACGGGCCCCTTCCGGGAACTCCGCTTCACCCGGGACCAGCTCCAGGAGATCCGGTACGCGAGCCTCCTGCACGACTTCGGCAAGGTCGGCGTGCGCGAGAAGGTGCTCATCAAGGGGAAGAAACTCTACGTCGGCGAGATGCTGGTCATCCGCCAGCGCTT encodes the following:
- a CDS encoding sulfatase-like hydrolase/transferase, coding for DPRTDYKEPLDRDRMIAQYDGDIAYGDREFGRFVQGLRARGLYERALVVFLGDHGEEFLDHGQWLHGRSVFDELVHIPLVVKFPGRGNAGRRVAQQVREVDILPTVLENQGLPVPAPPLIAGRPLQRVLEGTASPTPAVSEISHRGFVAHGIRTEADKYIRRFSPVEDELYFDLVHDPKETKSILASAPERVRFLKAGVEAVMAPNPFRYTLKIAGAGEYGIGLKTGGWIEGVEATGLGAGERYQIQENGRRLELRVRPRPGRPREVVFTARPMGAPVWLEGTRDGRALRPRDVAIGRSAAPADALPLRFPEIESAGGREHFQDLFAPPSSDSPGIQIWLSLPPGRTLMEFSKERQEQLKALGYLGPG
- a CDS encoding DUF309 domain-containing protein; translation: MLASLLVDDALQAAVALFNNGRFSEFQDALEAVAGATRSPSERQFYTNLSHLAEALHQLGNGDLADAEAMFSPALRKLDEFVPRYRGLNIDALREDCRRVLTELRDVRAGRKPEFDPSRLPRLRALPG
- a CDS encoding HAD-IA family hydrolase encodes the protein MKGARLVVFDLDGTLVDSSRDLATATNAALATVAPGMPPLSLEVVRSFVGEGAGALITRSLAQAGIRRRAEEVLPTFLDRYRRCLLDTTRLYPGVVETLDRLGDRILAVLSNKPGDMSRAILAGLGVADRFARIYGGGDFPGRKPDPAGLLLLLDDLGVRPEEAVLVGDSAVDVRTGRAAGVPTVGVTYGLNPESLREAPPDVTLSDIRDLPLLLAGA
- a CDS encoding HD domain-containing phosphohydrolase — encoded protein: MSSILIWGKTRDVVMGDLPPGMSAQEVDSLSELQSCLDGKAPTLILADPASLEAEGAALNEWLKAGRGHQAVLVAVTDFGEGDEVLRRFPFLDDILVRPVTGARLRLRLERAFDTIHGRRVIRQLEGALTRKGEELHDLNRIGVALSAERDIKKLLELILLKSREITNADAGSLYLVERGKDHESNEDARLRFKLSQNDSVVVPFEEQTMPLNETSIAGYVALSGRDVNVANAYQLPAGFPFKISRSFDEKSGYRTRSMLVVPMRDHEHRVIGVVQLINKKRDPKMVLRPVSVVEEAVIPFTSVDEELVSSLTSQAAVAFENTLLIQDIRNLFNSFVEASVTAIESRDPTTSGHSKRVATLTVGLAEQADSVVTGPFRELRFTRDQLQEIRYASLLHDFGKVGVREKVLIKGKKLYVGEMLVIRQRFGYIKRTLEAEHVRAKLEQVLAGRSSPQLLAEMDATHEERQNEVDSILRMVMQANEPSILEEDSVRALLDLPNRTFRDAEGNRQPFLTPNEVSALSIRRGSLSEKERREIESHVTHTFRFLSEIPWTGDFRRVPEIAYAHHEKLDGTGYPRRLTAKDIPVQSKMMTISDIYDALVAWDRPYKKSVPVERALDILKEEAGQGKLDHDLLGLFIEAKVYERTLPRAGAEAELAR